Part of the Scylla paramamosain isolate STU-SP2022 chromosome 22, ASM3559412v1, whole genome shotgun sequence genome, CATGCGTCACTGCATCTAGACTTTGTaaaagtagtgaagatgcggcgcaggtgtttcagaatgtggtcgtTATTCCTGACCAGCTGTACCCTGCCAGCACTCGTACTGTCCTGCTTCCAATCTCGTGCTATTTGATTTAATTCTCTTATTGAAGTAGTGGCCACCAGGGTGAATATTATACTATGCTAAATTTCTACTTTTACTTAATTAAAATTAAGTACAGTTATAATCTCCGGGTATTCCCCACAAGCAAATTGTAAATGACTTTCCAGCAAATTAATTCACATTGGTACCTATATTTTATGAGAGAGGAATTCAGCACTTAGCATTCATGTCAAGAAATTGCACAAAagtacacaaggaaaaaaaatcttataattTAAACACCCTAATAATACTAAAACATTCTATGATTCTTCCTGCTTTTCACCTTCCTGACGTAGTAATTGTTGAGACTGCATCACAATTGTTAAGCTGCACTTAGGGGTATCAGGATGTGCTTGtcacctcactctcctctcaggGCTGGCACCTctggcacctctctctctctgctcgctgCTCTCCCTGTTACATGACCTAACACACCCCACTGTATTGCACGTTCTTCCCTCAAAACGTTATCTGAATGTTTACTCTTTCACTGCAAAATGGAACAATTCTGTATTGCACGTTCTTCCCTCAAAACGTTATCTGAATGTTTACTCTTTCACTGCAAAATGGAACAATTGATAACACTAAAGGCAATGTATTGTATCTTTTAGAGTatctacatggaaaaaaaaagggcatgAAAAGAAGTAGATTGTTCAATGTCTAGCCATTAATATGCTCAGAGGTAgttgttgaaaaaaaataaatgcttcAGAGTAGTTTGTGATTAAGAAAACATGTCAGATATCAGTGAAAGGGTGAGGGTTCAAATTCCATTAGATTTCCCTTTTTACACATACAGTAATACGATTCATACACATGATCCGCCTCTTGGTGTACTGTTGTCTGTAACCTTGCCCAATAATGGTACCAGTGCGGGGTTTAGGGTACCAGGGCGGAGTGAGCGGTGGGTGGATGTAGGCACCAGTGTGTTTCCGTGGGTCACCTTATTTTCCTCTcgcttgctattttttttttttcccattgctGCTGCGTTTGCCTTTCTCTGttcagtatctttttttttgtctccgtCGCACACAGACCTTGTCTAGGTCCCCTCGTCCACGGTCACTTGTGTTTACAACCTTTTTTTCCGCTTGGGTCATGTCTGCTTGTCGTCTGCCTGGCCCTGCTGTCCTTTCTTATCCAGCATTTCAGAATAGAACAGCCGTGTTGGTACTGGATATTCCTAttttctccattccctctttcttctcgtgtttttttcccccttgctCTCATTCATCTGTCTTTCTTGTTTCGTCTGTCTTCTTCAGCTTGGTAGGGCTACCACACGACAGAACACTTCACGCCACAGTCACATGGACGTTGCGTAGCGCACTGTTAGTCACCATTATAGAGCAATGACTCAGTTTCTACAATATGCAATGACACAACATTTGTGCAGTTAGTTACAAGGTCCTTTATGAATGGGGGTGGGGGAAGAGTACCACTGTGTGCACCCACACTGCCGGGAGTCTTGCCTGCCGCAGCCTTGACTACTGGTAGAGCTGCCTgtacttttcttgttgttgGGCAATCCTTTCCGATCTCCTTCGTTTGAAGTATGTTTCAGACCTTCCTGATTCTTCAGTGACTTTTTGCTCTCGCCTTCGCTTTACCACATTGCGAAGGTCATCAGTTTGCTGAGGAGCCTCCATCTTCACCGGCGCCTGCCACAGGTTATCTGTTCCGTCAAGATGCAGCCAATGTGAGTGGTTCTCGCCGCACCCGGGAATGTCACACTGGGTGTGTGCTCTGCACTCGTCAGCTGTGTGGTTTGCCTTGAGACAGTTGACGCACAGGCGTAACGTTTGCACCCAGTGTCTTCGCGTCTGCACTGACATTCTCTTGAATGCATCACACTCGTCCAGTAGATGCGGCATCACTTGATCGCTGTTGAAGCATACAAAGCACTTGGGCCTGGCTGTGTTACTTTGCTGCCccacttcaaccagagcctttgGTTTTCCTGTGCGTGCCGTCGCCAGCTGAGCTGCTTGTCTGCGTGAAGACGTACTCCTCTCTCGCGTCAGCTCCGCTGTGCTTCTGCTGGAATACGAGCAGCTGGgatcctcgtccttctctcttAACATCTCCACCTCCATTGCTATGAACTTCCTTAGCCAAGTCAAGCCAGGCATCCTTCCGTGGATGTACTTATATTTAACAAGCTGACTTCTGTACTGGACCGCTAGGCCACCAGTGAAGCGTTTAGCGATGCAAGCGACCACGATGGAATTGTCAATTTCTGAGAGGCGCCGCAACGCTCCCGTCTCTATTACGTAGCTCCACAGGTTGTCCAGTAAAGACTGTAGCGCCTTGATGTGCTCTCCGCTCAGCTTTGGTCCGGTCATGAGGTCGGTGGCCATTTCCTCAACGCGATCATTTACTCCCTGGTTTCTTCCAGGGAGTAAATGATTCCTGGTTTCTTCCAGCACGGCCTCAGTTCCCCTTCTCTTAGTCCTCCGTGGCGCAGTGCGGCGGGCCAGGTCGTGGCTGAGCGGTACTCGCTCCTCTTTGCGGTTGACTGGGGTCAATCGATGCTGGTCTGGTAAAATGCATTTCAATTGTTCCATTAATGAATTCAGTCTGGATTCAATGCGATCGATTCTCTCGTGCACCTTCGGCCTGGGAGAGTGGGTGTGGCATTTACTGCGGGAAATGAACGCACCTGCTGCGTGCCTGGAGCCCCAGGCGTGAGACGCGCGTCGCCACGTTGCTGCTGCTTCCCACGTGTGTGCCATCCCTACTACCCTGTGGGTGATGTGGCTACTGGTGTTGTTTGCTTCAATCCATCATTGTCTTGTGTACTGTGTTCCTTCAATCCATCCATCAATTGTTTATATGTGTATTAGTTGCATTTCatcattgtttattatttatttgattatagCATTCTTTCCGTGCTCCAATTAATTCGTTCACACTGGTGCTGCCTTGTTaatgagtcacacacacatagtagGCATTCTCCCCCAAGGTCCACACGCAAGTATTCACCTCGAGTCCACACTTGATGCACATTCATTCAGTTCCGTCAGTCACCACAGATGCAATCACACTCGAGCAAGGCGCGGCGCTCCTGCTCGAGTAAGGTGACTGCATTCCTTATTACGGCAGGTCAGCACTTGATGTATAAAGACTCAACAGCCACTGATGGAATACACTGTACTCGtacagtaaagaaaggaaaccaCAAGATTACACCACCGCTGGCGGGACAAATCACAGCACTGCACCGCTCGCGGGCAAATACCACGCCGCGTTACGAGTACATCATAAGCAGTCTTCCTTCAGTCATAGTGTGTACAGACTGTCGGATGTACCTCATATATGTACAGATTGGCACCCCTCACTCATGCACGAACAGGCTGGCTGGGGCCGTCACGCCAGCCAGTCAGGAGATGGATGAAGTTCGTCGCTGGTCAGGTAACTCACACCGCCTTTCCTCTCCGGTGGCGTGGTGGGGTGCTCCGTGGCTGAGGCTCACTTGCTGGccgctctcccctccctccttccccgctCGATGCTCCTCAGAGGCGGCCCTGTTCTGCGTACTCGTCTCCAAACTCACGATAACAGCTGTGCACTTGACTGGCGgcttggtgtggtgttgtgaccTTCGACGCGGGACAAGGTGCGGTGTGTTCCTGGTCCGGTCAAGCCTGTAATGACCCGTGAATATTTAACATTTTAACATTACAACTACATATAACCTATACTCCTGTAGCGCGTTCGTGCAATCATTAGTAAATTTTAATCCTATGAGTGCTGTTGACTCACACATTACTAAAATAGTGTAATTATAGATAATTTTACTGAGCCCAAATAATGCTGCAGACGCTGAAACCTTTGAATTAGAGGGACAATTAGCAGGTCTTTTTCttgagtatgtttttttttcctttgggtCTTGCTCtcttgtggaagaaaataaagatcagtagataaataaaaaagaaaatacatacataatcaACTCCCTCTTGCATCATGTTGTCTTTCAATATCATGCACTAAACTTCCAAAATTTTACCAGACATGAGAAAAGACAGTGAAAGGAATACCATGCATCgcgacacagcacagcacaacacacacgcaTTAGAGTATACATGAATGAGCGTGGACGAGGACTCAAGGGCGAAGTACATCACACTCGCCAAACAGGGCGTGCGTGAAGGAGCGAGGGGCAGGAGTGCTGGGTGTAGGTCTGGGCGAGGCGGCGACGACCCTGCTTCTGCCCCGAGGAACGAACCACGACCCAGCGCTGATCGAGAGACACACAAGGTGTCATGGATCGGGGTTCCTTTACACGTTACCACCTGCCGATCACATGCAACTCCTGGTTGAGTCTCCAGGTAGACTagggtaggacactcaaaagaaagcagTCATAAATATTtgacttatatttacacagtaattacaacaaaggcctggctagctatggctacactcagtggcgcgtgggccgcacacagaaagaaatacctaTTCCCTCGGAAGTGAGGCCAGTGCCCGGTCCTTTTACGTTGTGAGAGCACAGCCTTACGTTAAGTTACTGGGTCACGGAGGTAATTAGCCGGCACTATGCACTGTTACTATGCCGCGCAAGGAGCGACGACCACGTGGTCGCTGGGGTGACTGGAAATGCGGTCTTGTGAACAGGCCTTACCACAAATAACTCACCCAAGGCGTTCCACTGgtgtactcactcctccagtctgCTTCGTTGAAAGCAAGCTTCGTCGGTCAGGGCTTCGGCTTACCGCTGCACCACGCTGTCCTTTCTGCAGGCTGGTTCGGGAGGAGTCGAGGAGGGCACGTCTTGGGCGCTGGGTGACCCGGCTGGGAGTGAGGCTTGGCAAGGTCGTGACCCGCTCACCTCGGCCCGCGCGCATTGATACAGGCTCCGCCCACCTGCCCGCATGGCAAATGGTTCTCTCCTTTGACGGGGCGGTAATTTATTGCCCTCTCAAAATCTAGTGTTCCTGTGCTCTCACATTACCCCATACAAACGATTTTTtttcgggaaaaaaaattctaagcctAACTAGCTACCAACGGTTGTGTGTGTAGACTAAAAGGGGTCTTCGGGTGGAAGCTCAGGTGGCTCATGAGGGTAAAACCCCGTATTTACGTTAAGAATCTCGCTTAGGGGGAAAACTCCTGAACCAGCTGAACCTTCCCGTGCCTTTTGCAAGACGAAATATCGTCAGACTTAAACCGCCCTCCTAttgttatgtatgtttgtgtataaCATAACGGAGTGTAGGTGTTCGAGCGTACGTAATGTATGTTTAAGAGACACGCAGACGCTACACGAACACGGAGCGGTGTCTTCGGATTCATCTTGGGGAAGACGCAGCGTGGTGACACCCCTCTCTGGGAGACACGAGCGTGTTCTGAACGGCCTTCAGGTCGGGGTTGGCCTCAGAGTCCCTCTGCCAACAAAGAGAAAGTTTAGTGTCTTCATAGTACCATATACATCTCATATTCAAACACAGGACACAAGTGACAACTCATCCTGTAGTTGGGGTGTAGTAGTGTGGGTGGTTCTGGACAGCTGTAATTGGAGTAGCGTCTGCCGCTGGTACAATATCGTCCGGCGTATCGAGTAGCGCGACAGCATATTTGCCTCCTGTGTGGGGCAGCTCTCATAGGTGGTGTGGGACGCAATGAGCCGGCATTCCACCCACGTGGTGGTTGGAACTTACTACCCTCCCTGGGGTGTCCTTGTGGCTTATTCTGCCGGAAGGGAGGCGGTGCCTGCTCCTTCCTTACTGGCTCCGGATCGTTGGGTTGCGCCTTGTTGCCGCTCCCCGCGGAACGAACTCGAACATTTTTACGTCCATGTGCGGCAAAATGGAGGTCCAGGTTTTCCGCCATTTTATTTGCCTGTACGTTTCCCGTGGCCTTAGTGGTGGCCACAAACTCAGGCGGGCACATTTCCTCAAACCTGTCGCGTATGACTAACTCCCGCAGCGCTTCATACGTGAGGTAAATCCCTTCCTTTTGCACTCGCTCGTCAAAGAGACGGGAAATTCTGGCGTGAGCCTGAACGGCAGTTTCGTTATCGCTGATAGCGGCACTGCGAAATACCTGCTTGGCTGCCTCCGCCGTTCTGCCAAACGCCTTCAAAAGAGCGCATTTCATGTGCTCGTACGAGTTATCTTCGGGCCCTAGCCCATGTACGATGGACAAGGCTTTGCCTGTAAACAGGCTGAAAAATTCGATGGCCTTCTCTTCAGACTCCATCTGATACAACTTGGCCAGCCTCTCGAAACGGGAAATGAAAGCATCAATGTCTTCCCCTTCACGGTAAGCATTAAGTTTCACCCTATGTAAGGCACGAAGAGTGCTTCCCTCAGAATTTCGAGATCGAGTCTCTTCTGCCTCCGCACGGCGAAGCTCCATTTCAGCCATCGCCTTCTCGTGTTCCCGTTCTTCGGCACGAATCATTTCCTGCCTCACAcgttcctgcctttcctcctcccgctggCGGTCCTCTCTCTCACGTTCCTCGGCACGTAAgcggtcctctctctcctcagctagCCGCTTCTGTATATACTCACTAACCTTCGTCGCTGTTGTTATGTTCAGCGCCACGATTTCAGGCCTAAACCTCGCAAAGGGATCGAAATATTCACTGTGACCCTCGGGCGCCATTATCTGCAGCAAAAGATATCAGCAAGGTTACTCGGTACCAAAGAATTACTCTACCGTGACTGCGCTTAGTATGAGGTCCCTGTTCTGGCgccaattagagacgtcgcagtgaggctggtagatacctatcagcgccagcatttttaattgtctccgatttcctggggcaaaggggtgtcttagctaaatttgaaatcgatgtgcaggaaaactacagcatgaattgctgcacaagtgtatctaaaattaaaaacatagcccttaatattaatattcatacttactggtgtatgataaggctttgttaattgaattataagataaaactaaaaataggtaatgattttttttttaagtaagtatgaacagtaaaaataaaaggatgttgatttcggcttgtgcattttatctgggaatgttgaaaaatatcagatatcactgacacgtcctgtatatgaaatcagtgaaataaaaaaaaagaacagcaccgctggcggacgtacgacgtacttatcttgatcatgatttttcagttaaagaaagcgccgcgcgccgttaggaaggagtgtaaagtgtaaacaatagcctctcagttctgccgatacaaaggcctttactttgctttactatatccagaatagggtatagctcgttctcttaggaattttcttaattccgctgtagtccatgattgtggcggtgatgtatccattgtgcagggtagtcgagtaagcgtggtcctgtgttttggtttgctcgctgcccaagtacccgaggatagtgatcgtaccgcaaaaataaagtctctgatacaaaattatatttgcaagtatatattagtatacttccattgaagtcagtagaaaattacagattgcctgccttgatacacttataggctcttttaagaatatcatctgatattatgaatagaggctcaaacaatgtcatgtgctgtcagttatcacgaaattaattgacttaaaattcagacgcattactgtgcaacgatacacctttgtaagcttgtaaaaccttgccccaaaaagtatttattttccggcgagaattaaaaattctggcgctacctggtatcaaaacgctcactgcgacgtctctaattgtcATGGATCGGGGTTCCTTTACATGTTACCACCTGCCGATCACATGCGACTCCTGGTTGAGTCTCCAGGTAGACTagggtaggacactcaaaagaaagcacGGTCATAAATATTtgacttatatttacacagtaattacaacaaaggcctggctagctatggctacactcagtggcgcgtgggccgcacacagaaagaaatacctaTTCCCTCGGAAGTGAGGCCAGTGCCCGGTCCTTTTACGTTGTGAGAGCACAGCCTTACGTTAAGTTACTGGGTCACGGAGGTAATTAGCCGGCACTATGCACTGTGTTACTATGCCGCGCAAGGAGCGACGACCACGTGGTCGCTGGGGTGACTGGAAATGCGGTCTTGTGAACAGGCCTTACCACAAATAACTCACCCAAGGCGTTCCACTGgtgtactcactcctccagtctgCTTCGTTGAAAGCAAGCTTCGTCGGTCAGGGCTTCGGCTTACCGCTGCACCACGCTGTCCTTTCTGCAGGCTGGTTCGGGAGGAGTCGAGGAGGGCACGTCTTGGGCGCTGGGTGACCCGGCTGGGAGTGAGGCCTGGCAAGGTTGTTACCCGCTCACCTCGGCCCGCGCGCATTGATACAGGCTCCGCCCACCTGCCCGCATGGCGGATGGTTCTCTCCTATGACGGGGCAGTAATTTATTGCCCTCTCAAAATCTAGTGTTCCTGTGCTCTCACACAAGGGTTTCATTATGGCTGTAGTCCATGGGTCAGCGTATTTTAGTGTAAACATTGTCCCCACACCACCCTCGCGACGCCATcacaaccccctccccccagcacCCTCCCCCTTGTGACAATCTTCCAACACTAACACCTCCACAACACTCCCCACATCACCTTCTGACACCTTTCCACACCCTCATGTCATCTTCACAACACCCTCACAACAGCCTTACAATACCTTCGTGCACCTTCTTCCCAGCTTCTCTTCTTCACTAACTccatattttgtttctttcttcctattttttttcctcctttattttattattcatgtgaGAGCAAGGGGGGTACATGAATTtactgcagtctctctctctctctctctctctctctctctctctctctctctctctctctctctctgctacaatatcttttctctcccttcacttgccatctatacttctctttttctcttctttcccctctccttctccttagcATTTCACatgtttatatttatcttaAGTTCCCCTCACTGTGTTTCCAAGTCACCTTTAATTAACACTGTcatcacactcatcacactcccATATCACCACCCTAACTCATTACTTTGgcacctccccccccctctctctctctctctgatttgcatctttttttaatgtactCACTTTTGTTTtgcctatttttcttttcattaattctgctttctcttgctttttttccctcgttttttctactctttctctttccattcttactgtctccttttttatcttactcttcaccctcttccttctcatcttcgaCCTTTCGCCATTCAAATCTATACTGTAAAtcgtgccttccttccttccttccttccttcctgcttctatctttccttttccagttCATGCCAATCACATCctgtctatttccttttttccttccttccctccttttctctcccaaaaCGTGAAATGACGACGttgacaataaaaaataatgttaatttttgGATATTCAACAttgcttcccttcttccttcctttcttctctccttcacttacgTACCTCAGTCCATCTTatttcgcctccccttcctctccttcccttcctttcatagTTTCGTTCCATcactatttgtctttttttctctttccttccttcatccagtATCTCTTTACtcccctccttcttcatcttacctttcctccatgtcttctttcctttttgccctcctttctcatctcgtcctgcctcttcttcctcccctccttcccttcttagctttcctttacctctccctccacctctctttcccttcttagctcccctccctccatcactacATCACTAactgtctcctttcttctctccctccttttcccagCCGTagtccatctttccctccctctctcccttcccgtccctgtcctcctcctcccctccatcactccctaGCTTCTTCCATTCACGTCTCGCCCTGCTGAGCCATTTTTGCGTCGCCCAGGTCGCCTGCCCATTACATTCCTCTCGGCAATCAGGCTTAGTGGAGAGGCAATCAGGGAGTCCGTCTTGGGAATgctagctgagagagagagagagagagagagagagagagagagagagagggggggggcatagatagacatacaaatacatacagatagatagataggctgaaagagagacagggacatagataaatggatgagtaggaaaaaagggacaaagaaatagagatagagacatataaaaggaaagaagtacaaagagaggttaggagagaaaagatagatagatagataaagaaaaatgtggacTGAACTGAGAAACtttgagagatagatagatgggtggagagagagagagagagagagagagagagagagagagagagagagagagagagagagagagagagagtgtcaagaTGCTGGTGGGTGGAGTGACCAGGGacgtgttgttgttattgttgttaccgCTGCTCTTCGCTCCTCTTGGTGGTCTTACTAATGGCTCTTAttgggagatgaaaggagattCCCAGGCGGGGGAAGCTGCCGGGTTGCTCCTCCTCAGATCCCATGATTTGATCTTATTGTCTGTGTGGCAAAgcttgtttatgtgtgtgtgtgtgtgtgtgtgtgtgtgtgtgtgtatgtgtatgttcgCGTTCGCCTCCACTTTCcgtcttttctgtatttttatatatatttttttcgtggtTATTAaagtatttgtgtttttttttgctttccttgtgtcttgttttaatgttttttttatttagttttgttttattttctcgtcggtttcttttctattttttttttttttttttgggtaattagttattttctttttgtaccttctttttgttttggtttatcgttttatgatttgttttctcgtagcttttcctttttttttagttgccgttttctttatcgttccctttttttttaaggttttgcGTTTTCaggtttgttttcttgtatctttttttcttttcttattttttttctttc contains:
- the LOC135111477 gene encoding uncharacterized protein LOC135111477, whose protein sequence is MAHTWEAAATWRRASHAWGSRHAAGAFISRSKCHTHSPRPKVHERIDRIESRLNSLMEQLKCILPDQHRLTPVNRKEERVPLSHDLARRTAPRRTKRRGTEAVLEETRNHLLPGRNQGVNDRVEEMATDLMTGPKLSGEHIKALQSLLDNLWSYVIETGALRRLSEIDNSIVVACIAKRFTGGLAVQYRSQLVKYKYIHGRMPGLTWLRKFIAMEVEMLREKDEDPSCSYSSRSTAELTRERSTSSRRQAAQLATARTGKPKALVEVGQQSNTARPKCFVCFNSDQVMPHLLDECDAFKRMSVQTRRHWVQTLRLCVNCLKANHTADECRAHTQCDIPGCGENHSHWLHLDGTDNLWQAPVKMEAPQQTDDLRNVVKRRREQKVTEESGRSETYFKRRRSERIAQQQEKYRQLYQ
- the LOC135111476 gene encoding uncharacterized protein LOC135111476 is translated as MRAGRGERVTTLPGLTPSRVTQRPRRALLDSSRTSLQKGQRGAAVSRSPDRRSLLSTKQTGGIMAPEGHSEYFDPFARFRPEIVALNITTATKVSEYIQKRLAEEREDRLRAEEREREDRQREEERQERVRQEMIRAEEREHEKAMAEMELRRAEAEETRSRNSEGSTLRALHRVKLNAYREGEDIDAFISRFERLAKLYQMESEEKAIEFFSLFTGKALSIVHGLGPEDNSYEHMKCALLKAFGRTAEAAKQVFRSAAISDNETAVQAHARISRLFDERVQKEGIYLTYEALRELVIRDRFEEMCPPEFVATTKATGNVQANKMAENLDLHFAAHGRKNVRVRSAGSGNKAQPNDPEPVRKEQAPPPFRQNKPQGHPREGSKFQPPRGWNAGSLRPTPPMRAAPHRRQICCRATRYAGRYCTSGRRYSNYSCPEPPTLLHPNYRMSCHLCPVFEYEMYMVL